In one Columba livia isolate bColLiv1 breed racing homer chromosome 23, bColLiv1.pat.W.v2, whole genome shotgun sequence genomic region, the following are encoded:
- the RETREG3 gene encoding reticulophagy regulator 3 isoform X1 — protein sequence MAAAGPGGTGERQRRVQELSAALRARLGPYEPLLSAAQAALVWERPGRSALCWAAVHGLFWFFALTSLRLLFLVALTLIIVVCLDQWKRRIWPEIGVARPDELDNESWGYVHPRLLGVPELCHHLAEGWVAATSFLSNLFVFKRQNPGKFCLLACGVFTFLAVLGRYIPGLLLSYLLLLFLLLWPLAVYHRLGQRVYGKLEPALQRLDFSVRGYVISKQREKQPVRRRALRQEDADDASDSEEELAAFCPKLDDSVVAKELTISDSEHSDAEVSYTENGIFNLSRGQTPLTEGSEDLDGHSDPEESFARDLPDFPSINPEATGIDDEDDTSIGIPSLAYRPQGAEDLHLPYDQEEAGALPPVHNLSTDIAGFVTRGMIQLALSGATQPSSSRSDNPQRGTKTYLRTASSDLDTDAEGDDFELLDQSELNQLDPAGSRGQ from the exons atggcggcggcggggcccggcgggACCGGCGAGCGGCAGCGGCGGGTGCAGGAGCTGAGCGCGGCGCTGCGGGCCCGCCTGGGGCCTTACGAGCCGCTGCTGAGCGCCGCGCAGGCCGCGCTGGTGTGGGAGCGGCCGGGCCGCAGCGCGCTGTGCTGGGCGGCGGTTCACGGCCTCTTCTG GTTTTTTGCTCTGACTTCTCTCCGTTTGCTGTTCCTGGTCGCGCTCACACTTATCATAGTAGTTTGCCTAGATCAGTGGAAGAGAAGAATCTGGCCTGAAATTGGAG TGGCGAGACCTGACGAATTAGACAATGAGAG CTGGGGCTACGTTCACCCTCGGCTGCTGGGAGTGCCGGAACTCTGTCACCATTTGGCCGAAGGATGGGTGGCTGCGACCAGCTTCTTGAGTAATCTCTTCGTTTTCAAGCGGCAAAACCCTGGGAAG TTTTGCCTTCTAGCATGTGGAGTCTTCACGTTCCTGGCCGTGCTGGGCCGGTACATCCCCGGACTCTTGCTCTCCTACTTGCTGT TGctcttcctgctgctgtggcCCCTCGCCGTGTACCACAGGCTGGGCCAGCGCGTGTACGGGAAGCTGGAGCCAGCTCTGCAGCGGCTGGATTTCAGCGTTCGAGGCTACGTGATCTCAAAGCAGCGAGAGAAGCAAC CAGTGCGGCGCCGAGCGCTTCGTCAGGAGGATGCGGATGATGCGAGTGACAGCGAGGAGGAGCTCGCCGCCTTCTGTCCCAAG CTGGATGACTCTGTGGTTGCCAAGGAACTGACCATTTCTGACTCGGAGCATTCGGATGCTGAGGTTTCCTACACTGAGAACGGGATATTTAACCTTTCGAGGGGCCAGACTCCCCTGACGGAGGGATCAGAAG ACCTGGATGGTCACAGTGACCCAGAAGAATCTTTCGCCAGGGATCTCCCCGACTTCCCATCCATAAACCCAGAAGCGACCGGCATAGATGACGAAGACGACACCAGCATCGGGATCCCAAGCCTGGCTTACCGCCCGCAAGGAGCGGAAGATCTGCACCTCCCTTACGACCAGGAAGAAGCCGGCGCGCTGCCACCCGTACACAATCTTAGTACCGACATCGCCGGGTTTGTCACCAGAGGGATGATACAGCTGGCGCTGTCGGGAGCCACTCAGCCGAGCTCCTCGCGCAGCGACAATCCCCAGAGAGGCACAAAGACTTATCTCCGAACCGCCAGCTCGGATTTGGACACTGATGCGGAAGGGGATGACTTTGAACTTCTGGATCAGTCTGAGCTGAACCAGCTGGATCCCGCTGGCTCCCGGGGCCAGTAA
- the RETREG3 gene encoding reticulophagy regulator 3 isoform X2 — protein MAAAGPGGTGERQRRVQELSAALRARLGPYEPLLSAAQAALVWERPGRSALCWAAVHGLFWFFALTSLRLLFLVALTLIIVVCLDQWKRRIWPEIGVARPDELDNESWGYVHPRLLGVPELCHHLAEGWVAATSFLSNLFVFKRQNPGKFCLLACGVFTFLAVLGRYIPGLLLSYLLLLFLLLWPLAVYHRLGQRVYGKLEPALQRLDFSVRGYVISKQREKQLRRRALRQEDADDASDSEEELAAFCPKLDDSVVAKELTISDSEHSDAEVSYTENGIFNLSRGQTPLTEGSEDLDGHSDPEESFARDLPDFPSINPEATGIDDEDDTSIGIPSLAYRPQGAEDLHLPYDQEEAGALPPVHNLSTDIAGFVTRGMIQLALSGATQPSSSRSDNPQRGTKTYLRTASSDLDTDAEGDDFELLDQSELNQLDPAGSRGQ, from the exons atggcggcggcggggcccggcgggACCGGCGAGCGGCAGCGGCGGGTGCAGGAGCTGAGCGCGGCGCTGCGGGCCCGCCTGGGGCCTTACGAGCCGCTGCTGAGCGCCGCGCAGGCCGCGCTGGTGTGGGAGCGGCCGGGCCGCAGCGCGCTGTGCTGGGCGGCGGTTCACGGCCTCTTCTG GTTTTTTGCTCTGACTTCTCTCCGTTTGCTGTTCCTGGTCGCGCTCACACTTATCATAGTAGTTTGCCTAGATCAGTGGAAGAGAAGAATCTGGCCTGAAATTGGAG TGGCGAGACCTGACGAATTAGACAATGAGAG CTGGGGCTACGTTCACCCTCGGCTGCTGGGAGTGCCGGAACTCTGTCACCATTTGGCCGAAGGATGGGTGGCTGCGACCAGCTTCTTGAGTAATCTCTTCGTTTTCAAGCGGCAAAACCCTGGGAAG TTTTGCCTTCTAGCATGTGGAGTCTTCACGTTCCTGGCCGTGCTGGGCCGGTACATCCCCGGACTCTTGCTCTCCTACTTGCTGT TGctcttcctgctgctgtggcCCCTCGCCGTGTACCACAGGCTGGGCCAGCGCGTGTACGGGAAGCTGGAGCCAGCTCTGCAGCGGCTGGATTTCAGCGTTCGAGGCTACGTGATCTCAAAGCAGCGAGAGAAGCAAC TGCGGCGCCGAGCGCTTCGTCAGGAGGATGCGGATGATGCGAGTGACAGCGAGGAGGAGCTCGCCGCCTTCTGTCCCAAG CTGGATGACTCTGTGGTTGCCAAGGAACTGACCATTTCTGACTCGGAGCATTCGGATGCTGAGGTTTCCTACACTGAGAACGGGATATTTAACCTTTCGAGGGGCCAGACTCCCCTGACGGAGGGATCAGAAG ACCTGGATGGTCACAGTGACCCAGAAGAATCTTTCGCCAGGGATCTCCCCGACTTCCCATCCATAAACCCAGAAGCGACCGGCATAGATGACGAAGACGACACCAGCATCGGGATCCCAAGCCTGGCTTACCGCCCGCAAGGAGCGGAAGATCTGCACCTCCCTTACGACCAGGAAGAAGCCGGCGCGCTGCCACCCGTACACAATCTTAGTACCGACATCGCCGGGTTTGTCACCAGAGGGATGATACAGCTGGCGCTGTCGGGAGCCACTCAGCCGAGCTCCTCGCGCAGCGACAATCCCCAGAGAGGCACAAAGACTTATCTCCGAACCGCCAGCTCGGATTTGGACACTGATGCGGAAGGGGATGACTTTGAACTTCTGGATCAGTCTGAGCTGAACCAGCTGGATCCCGCTGGCTCCCGGGGCCAGTAA
- the PSMC3IP gene encoding homologous-pairing protein 2 homolog isoform X3 — translation MSKGREGPAAGGAAAVTGGARPAGAAAVLFQYLREQNRPYSAQDAFGNLQREHGLGKAAVVKALEQLAQQGRVREKTYGKQKIYFADQEQLPAASDAELRALDEAIAALSAKVQAAQQSCRHMEAELKELNGSMTTPEVAREIEELRKDCANYMEKLERIKSATNHVTPEEKEKVCSEQKLYCKEWRRRKRMATELLDAILEGYPKSKKQFFEEVGIETDEEHNVALPAAV, via the exons ATGAGCAAAGGCCGCGAAGGGCCCGCGGCGGGCG GAGCCGCCGCGGTGACCGGCGGGGCCCGTCCCGCAGGAGCCGCCGCGGTCCTGTTCCAGTACCTGCGGGAGCAGAACCGGCCCTACAGCGCCCAGGACGCCTTCGGGAACCTGCAGCGGGAGCACGGGCTGGGCAAGGCG GCCGTGGTGAAGGCGCTGGAGCAGCTGGCGCAGCAGGGCCGCGTCCGGGAGAAAACCTACGGGAAGCAGAAGATCTACTTCGCCGACCAG GAGCAGCTCCCGGCCGCCAGCGATGCGGAGCTCCGCGCGCTGGATGAGGCGATCGCCGCGCTCTCCGCCAAGGTGCAGGCGGCGCAGCAGAGCTGCCGGCACATGGAGGCGG AGCTGAAGGAGCTGAACGGCTCCATGACAACCCCTGAGGTGGCCAGAGAGATCGAGGAGCTGAGGAAGGACTGTGCGAACTACATGGAGAAACTGGAGAGGATTAAATCTGCCACCAACCACGTGACGccggaagaaaaagagaag GTCTGCAGCGAGCAGAAGCTGTACTGCAAGGAGTGGCGGAGGAGGAAGCGAATG GCGACCGAGCTGCTGGACGCCATCCTGGAGGGGTACcccaaaagcaaaaagcaattcTTT GAGGAGGTCGGGATCGAGACGGACGAGGAGCACAACGTCGCGCTGCCCGCGGCTGTGTGA
- the PSMC3IP gene encoding homologous-pairing protein 2 homolog isoform X1 yields MSKGREGPAAGGAAAVTGGARPAGAAAVLFQYLREQNRPYSAQDAFGNLQREHGLGKAAVVKALEQLAQQGRVREKTYGKQKIYFADQEQLPAASDAELRALDEAIAALSAKVQAAQQSCRHMEAELKELNGSMTTPEVAREIEELRKDCANYMEKLERIKSATNHVTPEEKEKVCSEQKLYCKEWRRRKRMATELLDAILEGYPKSKKQFFVSTGAVAALPGRASALRAALCSPRRRRSGSRRTRSTTSRCPRLCEAPGGSLPHGDAADAETQLLGCIFPLFFRAWAGPVYLYGFGLKCFAVGVSKTQH; encoded by the exons ATGAGCAAAGGCCGCGAAGGGCCCGCGGCGGGCG GAGCCGCCGCGGTGACCGGCGGGGCCCGTCCCGCAGGAGCCGCCGCGGTCCTGTTCCAGTACCTGCGGGAGCAGAACCGGCCCTACAGCGCCCAGGACGCCTTCGGGAACCTGCAGCGGGAGCACGGGCTGGGCAAGGCG GCCGTGGTGAAGGCGCTGGAGCAGCTGGCGCAGCAGGGCCGCGTCCGGGAGAAAACCTACGGGAAGCAGAAGATCTACTTCGCCGACCAG GAGCAGCTCCCGGCCGCCAGCGATGCGGAGCTCCGCGCGCTGGATGAGGCGATCGCCGCGCTCTCCGCCAAGGTGCAGGCGGCGCAGCAGAGCTGCCGGCACATGGAGGCGG AGCTGAAGGAGCTGAACGGCTCCATGACAACCCCTGAGGTGGCCAGAGAGATCGAGGAGCTGAGGAAGGACTGTGCGAACTACATGGAGAAACTGGAGAGGATTAAATCTGCCACCAACCACGTGACGccggaagaaaaagagaag GTCTGCAGCGAGCAGAAGCTGTACTGCAAGGAGTGGCGGAGGAGGAAGCGAATG GCGACCGAGCTGCTGGACGCCATCCTGGAGGGGTACcccaaaagcaaaaagcaattcTTTGTAAGTACCGGGGCGGTGGCGGCGCTGCCGGGCCGGGCCAGCGCCCTGAGAGCCGCTCTGTGCTCGCCGCGCAGGAGGAGGTCGGGATCGAGACGGACGAGGAGCACAACGTCGCGCTGCCCGCGGCTGTGTGAGGCGCCCGGGGGGTCCTTGCCCCACGGAGACGCCGCTGATGCTGAAACTCAGCTCTTGGGAtgtattttccctctttttttcagGGCTTGGGCTGGTCCCGTGTATTTATATGGGTTTGgtttaaaatgctttgcagTTGGGGTGAGTAAAACCCAACACTGA
- the PSMC3IP gene encoding homologous-pairing protein 2 homolog isoform X2, translating to MSKGREGPAAGGAAAVLFQYLREQNRPYSAQDAFGNLQREHGLGKAAVVKALEQLAQQGRVREKTYGKQKIYFADQEQLPAASDAELRALDEAIAALSAKVQAAQQSCRHMEAELKELNGSMTTPEVAREIEELRKDCANYMEKLERIKSATNHVTPEEKEKVCSEQKLYCKEWRRRKRMATELLDAILEGYPKSKKQFFVSTGAVAALPGRASALRAALCSPRRRRSGSRRTRSTTSRCPRLCEAPGGSLPHGDAADAETQLLGCIFPLFFRAWAGPVYLYGFGLKCFAVGVSKTQH from the exons ATGAGCAAAGGCCGCGAAGGGCCCGCGGCGGGCG GAGCCGCCGCGGTCCTGTTCCAGTACCTGCGGGAGCAGAACCGGCCCTACAGCGCCCAGGACGCCTTCGGGAACCTGCAGCGGGAGCACGGGCTGGGCAAGGCG GCCGTGGTGAAGGCGCTGGAGCAGCTGGCGCAGCAGGGCCGCGTCCGGGAGAAAACCTACGGGAAGCAGAAGATCTACTTCGCCGACCAG GAGCAGCTCCCGGCCGCCAGCGATGCGGAGCTCCGCGCGCTGGATGAGGCGATCGCCGCGCTCTCCGCCAAGGTGCAGGCGGCGCAGCAGAGCTGCCGGCACATGGAGGCGG AGCTGAAGGAGCTGAACGGCTCCATGACAACCCCTGAGGTGGCCAGAGAGATCGAGGAGCTGAGGAAGGACTGTGCGAACTACATGGAGAAACTGGAGAGGATTAAATCTGCCACCAACCACGTGACGccggaagaaaaagagaag GTCTGCAGCGAGCAGAAGCTGTACTGCAAGGAGTGGCGGAGGAGGAAGCGAATG GCGACCGAGCTGCTGGACGCCATCCTGGAGGGGTACcccaaaagcaaaaagcaattcTTTGTAAGTACCGGGGCGGTGGCGGCGCTGCCGGGCCGGGCCAGCGCCCTGAGAGCCGCTCTGTGCTCGCCGCGCAGGAGGAGGTCGGGATCGAGACGGACGAGGAGCACAACGTCGCGCTGCCCGCGGCTGTGTGAGGCGCCCGGGGGGTCCTTGCCCCACGGAGACGCCGCTGATGCTGAAACTCAGCTCTTGGGAtgtattttccctctttttttcagGGCTTGGGCTGGTCCCGTGTATTTATATGGGTTTGgtttaaaatgctttgcagTTGGGGTGAGTAAAACCCAACACTGA
- the PSMC3IP gene encoding homologous-pairing protein 2 homolog isoform X4, whose amino-acid sequence MSKGREGPAAGGAAAVLFQYLREQNRPYSAQDAFGNLQREHGLGKAAVVKALEQLAQQGRVREKTYGKQKIYFADQEQLPAASDAELRALDEAIAALSAKVQAAQQSCRHMEAELKELNGSMTTPEVAREIEELRKDCANYMEKLERIKSATNHVTPEEKEKVCSEQKLYCKEWRRRKRMATELLDAILEGYPKSKKQFFEEVGIETDEEHNVALPAAV is encoded by the exons ATGAGCAAAGGCCGCGAAGGGCCCGCGGCGGGCG GAGCCGCCGCGGTCCTGTTCCAGTACCTGCGGGAGCAGAACCGGCCCTACAGCGCCCAGGACGCCTTCGGGAACCTGCAGCGGGAGCACGGGCTGGGCAAGGCG GCCGTGGTGAAGGCGCTGGAGCAGCTGGCGCAGCAGGGCCGCGTCCGGGAGAAAACCTACGGGAAGCAGAAGATCTACTTCGCCGACCAG GAGCAGCTCCCGGCCGCCAGCGATGCGGAGCTCCGCGCGCTGGATGAGGCGATCGCCGCGCTCTCCGCCAAGGTGCAGGCGGCGCAGCAGAGCTGCCGGCACATGGAGGCGG AGCTGAAGGAGCTGAACGGCTCCATGACAACCCCTGAGGTGGCCAGAGAGATCGAGGAGCTGAGGAAGGACTGTGCGAACTACATGGAGAAACTGGAGAGGATTAAATCTGCCACCAACCACGTGACGccggaagaaaaagagaag GTCTGCAGCGAGCAGAAGCTGTACTGCAAGGAGTGGCGGAGGAGGAAGCGAATG GCGACCGAGCTGCTGGACGCCATCCTGGAGGGGTACcccaaaagcaaaaagcaattcTTT GAGGAGGTCGGGATCGAGACGGACGAGGAGCACAACGTCGCGCTGCCCGCGGCTGTGTGA
- the MLX gene encoding max-like protein X, whose protein sequence is MAEQPGGAAEDAWGKVDATYSDNGLDSALFMENARKSSIVSRANSIGSTSASSVPNTDDEDSDYHQEPYKESYKDRRRRAHTQAEQKRRNAIKKGYDDLQAIVPTCEQQDFSIGSQKLSKAIVLQKTIDYIQFLHKEKKKQEEEVSTLRKDVMALKIMKVNYEQIVKAHQDNPNEGKDQVSDEVKFNVFQGIMDSLFQSFNASVSVTSFQELSACVFSWIEEHCKPQTLRDIVLRVLHQLKSQLYGNFPLQRQQLRGCRRLHSRGDGPPPARGPR, encoded by the exons ATGGCGGAGCAGCCCGGCGGCGCGGCCGAGGACGCGTGGGGGAAG GTGGACGCGACCTACAGCGACAATGGCCTGGACTCGG CGCTCTTCATGGAGAACGCGCGGAAGAGCAGCATCGTGTCCCGGGCCAACAGCATCGGCTCCACCAGCGCCTCGTCTGTCCCCAACACAG ATGACGAGGACAGCGATTACCACCAGGAGCCCTACAAGGAGTCGTACAAGGACCGGCGCAGGCGGGCGCACACGCAGGCGGAGCAGAAGCGGCGGAACGCCATCAAG AAAGGATACGATGACTTACAGGCCATCGTGCCCACCTGTGAGCAGCAGGATTTCTCCATTGGCTCCCAGAAGCTGAGCAAGGCTATTGTCCTCCAGAAAA CCATCGACTACATCCAGTTCCTGcacaaggagaagaagaagcAAGAGGAGGAAGTTTCTACCCTCAGGAAAGACGTGATGGCCTTGAAGATCATGAAAGT GAACTACGAGCAGATTGTGAAAGCTCATCAGGACAACCCGAACGAGGGGAAGGACCAGGTCTCCGACGAGGTGAAGTTCAACGTTTTCCAAGGCATTATGGATTCCCTGTTCCAGTCCTTTAACGCTTCCGTCTCCGTAACGAGTTTCCAGGAGCTCTCGGCTTGCGTCTTCAGCTGGATCGAGGAGCATTGCAAGCCCCAG ACGCTGCGGGACATCGTGCTCAGGGTCCTGCACCAGCTCAAGAGTCAACTCTATGGAAACTTCCCCCTGCAGCGCCAGCAGCTCCGGGGCTGCCGCCGCCTCCACAGCCGCGGGGACGGGCCACCTCCTGCCCGGGGGCCTCGGTGA